A region of Pseudomonas cavernicola DNA encodes the following proteins:
- a CDS encoding IS3 family transposase (programmed frameshift) gives MDSGERRSQRDYTLTFKLAVVDQVEKGELSYKEAQRRYGIQGKSTVLVWLRKHGRQDWSQGASIRIQRNCPMGEPNLPLTPEQRIKELEEKLALANQKAQFFEAVVDVLKNDYGVSVGKKATRQVLSQGQVKDLSITRACQFMGISRQAYYKRNRAYDARVSHNQQVMGFVLETRRQQPRLGTRKLHSLMHAKPDAALKVGRDRLFDILRDRRQLVPRKRAYHKTTDSHHRFRRHPNLLKAGPEQVVATGPEQVWVADITYLPTQQSVAYLSLVTDAYSRKIVGHHVHESLHTTSVIQALKKALKQRRTGQPLMHHSDRGVQYCSELYQRLHAKHGITCSMTDGYDCYQNALAERVNGILKTEFLLHRPKDLAEATRMIDESVLIYNSKRPHLALQYKTPNAVHRAF, from the exons ATGGATTCGGGGGAAAGGCGCAGTCAGCGCGATTACACACTGACTTTTAAATTGGCGGTCGTCGATCAGGTCGAAAAAGGCGAACTGAGTTATAAAGAGGCTCAAAGGCGCTACGGGATTCAGGGCAAGTCAACGGTGCTGGTGTGGCTCCGCAAGCATGGTCGGCAGGACTGGAGCCAAGGTGCTTCCATTCGCATCCAGAGGAACTGCCCCATGGGCGAGCCAAATCTTCCGCTGACACCTGAGCAGCGAATCAAAGAGCTTGAAGAGAAACTCGCGCTGGCCAACCAGAAGGCCCAGTTCTTTGAAGCCGTCGTTGACGTTTTGAAGAACGATTACGGTGTTTCTGTCG GTAAAAAAGCGACCCGGCAAGTCCTCTCCCAAGGGCAAGTCAAAGACCTGAGCATCACCAGGGCTTGCCAATTCATGGGGATCTCCCGTCAGGCGTATTACAAGCGCAACCGGGCTTATGACGCTCGAGTCAGCCATAACCAGCAGGTGATGGGGTTTGTGCTGGAAACACGACGTCAGCAACCAAGGCTCGGCACTCGCAAGCTGCACAGCCTCATGCACGCTAAACCCGATGCGGCCTTGAAAGTCGGTCGGGATCGGCTATTCGATATTTTGAGAGATCGCCGGCAATTGGTTCCCCGCAAGCGGGCGTACCACAAAACTACCGACAGCCATCATCGCTTCCGCCGCCACCCCAACTTGCTCAAGGCGGGCCCGGAGCAAGTCGTCGCCACAGGCCCCGAGCAAGTCTGGGTGGCCGACATAACGTACCTGCCGACCCAGCAGAGCGTCGCTTATCTAAGCCTGGTAACCGACGCGTACTCGCGCAAAATCGTGGGGCATCATGTGCACGAAAGCCTGCACACCACCTCCGTAATCCAAGCGCTGAAGAAAGCCCTCAAGCAGAGAAGAACCGGCCAGCCGTTGATGCATCACTCGGATCGAGGCGTTCAATACTGCTCCGAGCTTTACCAGCGGCTGCACGCCAAACATGGCATCACATGCTCGATGACAGACGGCTACGACTGTTATCAGAACGCTCTGGCCGAGCGAGTGAATGGGATCTTGAAAACCGAGTTTCTGCTACACCGGCCGAAGGATCTCGCGGAGGCAACCCGGATGATTGATGAGTCAGTGTTGATCTACAACAGCAAACGGCCCCATCTTGCTTTGCAATACAAAACGCCCAATGCGGTGCATCGGGCGTTTTGA
- a CDS encoding DUF1285 domain-containing protein, with translation MSDPGKAGDLLAQIPKTEKKGRPPVHLWNPPFCGDIDMRIARDGTWFYLGTPIGRKPMVRLFSTIIRRDGDAYFLITPVEKVGIKVDDAPFVAISVQVEGEGEEQVLRFATNVEDETVAGAEHLLRVELDPLTQEPAPYVHVRANLEALIHRNVFYQLVELAVPREIDGQGWLGVWSAGQFFPIGPQPD, from the coding sequence ATGAGTGATCCAGGCAAGGCTGGTGATTTGTTAGCGCAGATTCCCAAGACCGAGAAAAAGGGGCGGCCGCCGGTACACCTGTGGAACCCGCCATTCTGTGGCGATATCGACATGCGTATTGCCCGCGATGGCACTTGGTTTTACCTGGGGACGCCAATCGGTCGTAAGCCAATGGTGCGGCTGTTTTCCACGATCATTCGTCGTGACGGCGATGCCTACTTCTTGATCACGCCGGTGGAGAAGGTCGGGATCAAGGTCGATGATGCGCCGTTTGTTGCCATCAGTGTGCAGGTGGAAGGCGAAGGTGAAGAGCAGGTACTGCGCTTTGCCACCAATGTGGAGGATGAAACTGTTGCTGGTGCAGAACACCTGCTGCGGGTTGAGCTCGATCCGCTCACTCAGGAGCCTGCGCCCTATGTGCATGTGCGGGCCAATCTTGAAGCGTTGATTCACCGCAACGTGTTCTATCAGTTGGTCGAGCTGGCCGTGCCGCGCGAGATCGATGGTCAGGGCTGGTTGGGCGTGTGGAGCGCCGGGCAGTTCTTTCCCATAGGTCCGCAACCGGACTAA
- a CDS encoding DUF4823 domain-containing protein, with protein MRSLILLLTLMALGGCMKVSDLTDGALYQLSDAGFLDHSETRRASPWRLQPDSFIYIAQGHFVPPGNAYPRPNVVAEEAFDGFVEYFPMVRRARNPAGLEESLSQARAVGAHYLLYARFANADDRIGTAEDWEDQEGLDRLGVDHSVIQLMLIETNTRYLVDAARIRSRGGFLTFYDARPDDLLGPPLQDYARRLLGLSD; from the coding sequence ATGCGTAGCCTGATTTTACTGCTGACGCTAATGGCCCTAGGCGGCTGTATGAAGGTCAGCGACTTGACCGATGGTGCTCTCTATCAATTGAGTGATGCGGGTTTTCTCGATCACAGCGAAACCCGGCGGGCCAGTCCATGGCGGTTGCAGCCGGACTCTTTTATCTACATCGCTCAAGGGCATTTCGTGCCACCAGGTAATGCCTATCCGCGGCCGAATGTGGTGGCGGAGGAGGCGTTCGACGGTTTTGTCGAGTATTTCCCTATGGTGCGGCGCGCGCGCAACCCAGCCGGGTTGGAAGAGTCGCTGAGCCAGGCGCGGGCTGTTGGCGCGCATTATCTGTTGTATGCCCGTTTTGCGAATGCCGATGACCGGATCGGCACCGCGGAAGACTGGGAGGATCAGGAGGGATTGGATCGACTGGGGGTAGACCACAGTGTGATCCAGCTGATGTTGATCGAAACCAATACCCGCTACTTGGTGGACGCTGCACGCATTCGCAGTCGTGGCGGTTTTCTGACGTTCTACGATGCCAGGCCGGATGATCTGCTTGGCCCGCCACTGCAGGATTACGCTCGCCGCCTGTTGGGGCTGAGTGATTAA
- a CDS encoding helix-turn-helix domain-containing protein has product MELKQAFGEAIRRMRERKELPQEGVGASQSYISSIERGLKSPSLEKIEKIATVMGVHPMSILATGFLLKEPGLSLDDLLNKIRRETIANLTHNSSEE; this is encoded by the coding sequence ATGGAACTGAAACAAGCATTTGGTGAAGCCATCAGGCGAATGAGGGAACGCAAAGAACTGCCCCAGGAGGGGGTGGGAGCCAGCCAGAGCTACATCAGCAGTATTGAGCGCGGGTTGAAGAGCCCTTCGCTTGAGAAAATAGAAAAGATTGCAACGGTGATGGGTGTACACCCCATGAGTATTCTCGCCACCGGATTTCTACTTAAAGAGCCCGGCCTCTCTTTGGACGACCTCTTGAACAAAATTCGAAGGGAGACTATTGCGAACCTGACCCACAACTCCTCTGAAGAATAA
- a CDS encoding IclR family transcriptional regulator, which yields MSDMPLAAKIPIPRDRNGIQVIARAAEILRALEGAVDGVGVGELASRVKLSRSTVDRIVAALAKEELLIPAARKASVKLGPALIRLGASAQTCVDQVAKPVMEELSRALNETVELSILSNGTAVVIQQITAAHRLQAVSTVGESFPLHCSASGKALLALLNAHQLARHLKLAFTQRLFDNAQLEADLEQVRREQVAWDFEEHQIGVCALATAFLDLQGYAYALSIPVPTARFREKMLELTPPLLAARESLLRLVSGRART from the coding sequence ATGTCCGACATGCCTCTGGCGGCTAAGATTCCAATACCCAGGGATCGCAACGGTATCCAAGTGATCGCGCGCGCAGCGGAGATACTTCGTGCGTTGGAAGGTGCCGTGGACGGGGTGGGTGTCGGTGAGCTCGCGAGCCGCGTGAAGCTATCCCGGAGCACAGTTGATCGAATCGTGGCCGCGCTTGCGAAAGAGGAGCTTCTGATACCCGCAGCGAGAAAAGCTAGTGTGAAGCTGGGCCCTGCACTGATTCGTTTGGGAGCTTCGGCCCAGACCTGTGTAGATCAGGTTGCGAAGCCGGTAATGGAGGAGCTCTCACGTGCATTGAATGAAACCGTCGAGCTGTCCATCTTGAGCAATGGTACGGCCGTGGTCATTCAGCAAATCACGGCGGCTCATCGCCTCCAAGCGGTGTCGACGGTTGGTGAGAGCTTTCCGTTGCATTGCTCCGCCAGCGGCAAAGCCCTGTTGGCACTGCTCAATGCACATCAGCTTGCGCGCCATTTGAAGCTTGCGTTCACTCAGCGGCTCTTCGACAACGCGCAGTTGGAGGCGGACCTTGAGCAAGTCAGGCGGGAGCAGGTTGCTTGGGACTTTGAGGAGCATCAGATCGGGGTGTGCGCCTTGGCTACTGCGTTTCTCGATCTGCAAGGGTATGCATACGCACTTTCGATACCAGTGCCGACAGCGCGCTTCAGGGAGAAGATGTTGGAGCTGACACCTCCATTACTAGCTGCACGCGAGAGTCTGCTGCGCTTGGTAAGCGGTCGCGCACGCACATAG
- a CDS encoding BPSL0761 family protein — translation MPHERTRSVIQTREFLMELSRDSTLPESVRGEARRLLRHFPSKDDLILAGRLEEQHPFGPVFSSTIDG, via the coding sequence ATGCCCCATGAGCGTACTAGATCCGTTATCCAGACACGGGAGTTCCTGATGGAGCTGAGCCGGGATTCGACTCTGCCAGAATCTGTGCGTGGCGAGGCACGGAGGCTTCTGCGTCACTTTCCTTCAAAGGATGATCTAATTTTAGCGGGTAGGCTCGAAGAGCAACACCCATTTGGACCGGTGTTCAGTTCAACAATCGACGGGTGA
- a CDS encoding PIN domain-containing protein: MTDNRQLYVLCDTNAAVRDAHLFRKKGGPLLVALLRAKKAKLLVPEVLRMEYINQFIQAGNDALQKATKELDKLKTFCGYDISGLLPKTQFGEAQALDILAQLEDVIHTIPTTPELKVAAADRSINGVRPTSKTDHGYKDCLIWESLLTLAEGSEVMLLSRDEAAFFDGQVLAPNLEKEAKDKGLLLTAYSSTKNPTLMPLVDALKERFADIAASVTGDLPVDDHPIIQAYMQSERVAPVLPKDPAEDAPQPVVVADGELEALLAAQMKPFELLDVKALGFVSYLGRTEKQTVIGLLVQSGVATEAAARNALERLALAGSIRDTGHNYLAVQGHQADMAAQLVEPEMIKLTGLGD; the protein is encoded by the coding sequence ATGACAGATAACAGACAGCTTTACGTCTTGTGCGATACCAACGCGGCGGTTCGCGATGCCCACCTATTTCGAAAGAAGGGAGGGCCGCTCCTTGTCGCCTTGCTGCGCGCCAAAAAAGCCAAGCTGTTGGTGCCCGAAGTGCTCCGGATGGAATACATCAACCAATTCATCCAGGCTGGAAATGACGCTCTTCAGAAGGCAACGAAGGAGTTGGACAAGCTGAAGACGTTCTGTGGATATGACATCAGCGGCCTCCTCCCCAAGACTCAGTTCGGGGAAGCTCAGGCGCTGGATATCTTGGCGCAGCTCGAAGACGTCATCCATACCATACCGACAACCCCAGAGCTCAAAGTTGCTGCGGCCGACCGCTCGATCAATGGCGTCCGACCAACTTCCAAGACGGACCACGGTTACAAGGATTGCCTCATCTGGGAGAGCCTGCTCACCCTGGCGGAAGGGTCCGAGGTGATGTTGCTTTCTCGTGACGAGGCGGCATTCTTCGATGGACAGGTTCTCGCCCCCAATCTCGAGAAGGAAGCTAAAGACAAGGGCCTGTTGCTGACGGCATATAGCTCCACAAAGAACCCGACATTGATGCCGCTGGTCGACGCGCTGAAGGAACGATTTGCTGACATTGCTGCTTCAGTTACCGGCGATCTGCCCGTGGACGACCATCCGATCATCCAGGCATACATGCAGTCGGAGCGGGTTGCACCTGTGCTGCCGAAGGATCCCGCTGAGGACGCCCCTCAGCCCGTGGTCGTCGCGGACGGCGAGCTCGAGGCGCTGCTAGCGGCACAAATGAAGCCTTTTGAGCTACTCGACGTCAAGGCGCTAGGGTTCGTCAGCTATCTGGGGCGCACGGAAAAGCAGACCGTCATTGGCTTGCTCGTGCAATCGGGCGTCGCAACAGAGGCGGCAGCAAGGAATGCGCTTGAGCGCTTGGCTCTGGCTGGATCGATAAGAGATACCGGCCACAACTATCTCGCTGTGCAGGGGCACCAGGCCGATATGGCAGCACAGCTGGTAGAGCCTGAGATGATCAAGCTCACTGGGCTGGGGGACTGA
- a CDS encoding IS110 family transposase, whose amino-acid sequence MKFCGIDLHSNNSVVVVTDETDRVLVSRRCPNDLPIIIGLLEPYRAELLGVVVESTYNWYWLVDGLKAAGFDVRLANTVAMKRYDGLKHSDDKDDAAFLAHLLRLGILPTGYIHPPQERALRDLARKRIQLVRSRTQHILAVENIMARQFGHRLSCNEVKGLPATSVDRQGLSTDVALAMKANVAIIQAVQAQIDFLEDRLLHEASLRPEFSLLKTMPGIGEVLATVIMLETGDIERFADVGNFASYARCVKSAHYSNGSLYRSR is encoded by the coding sequence ATGAAATTCTGTGGCATAGACCTGCATTCGAACAATAGCGTTGTGGTGGTTACCGACGAAACGGACCGGGTGCTGGTCAGTCGGCGCTGCCCCAATGACTTGCCGATAATCATCGGGCTACTCGAACCGTATCGTGCCGAACTGCTCGGTGTAGTGGTCGAGTCTACTTACAACTGGTATTGGCTGGTCGATGGCCTCAAGGCGGCGGGCTTCGACGTTAGGCTGGCCAACACCGTGGCGATGAAACGCTACGACGGTTTAAAGCATTCCGATGACAAAGATGATGCGGCTTTCCTGGCACATTTGCTGCGACTCGGAATTTTGCCGACCGGCTATATTCATCCACCGCAAGAACGAGCGCTGCGAGACTTGGCTCGTAAACGTATTCAGTTAGTACGCAGCAGGACTCAGCACATTCTGGCCGTCGAAAACATCATGGCGCGCCAGTTTGGCCACCGATTGAGCTGCAATGAAGTCAAAGGGCTGCCAGCCACATCCGTTGACAGGCAGGGCCTGTCAACGGATGTGGCTCTGGCGATGAAAGCCAATGTAGCCATCATCCAGGCGGTGCAGGCTCAAATTGATTTCCTCGAGGACCGATTGCTTCATGAAGCCAGTCTGCGCCCAGAGTTTTCCTTGTTAAAAACGATGCCCGGAATTGGCGAAGTTTTGGCAACGGTCATCATGCTGGAAACGGGAGATATTGAGCGCTTTGCCGACGTTGGCAACTTCGCCTCTTATGCCCGATGCGTAAAGAGTGCGCATTACTCCAACGGTAGCCTTTATCGAAGCCGCTAA
- a CDS encoding GMC family oxidoreductase, with product MKDDYDVIVIGSGVAGALSAWKLAQAGKYRILILEAGHNGISHGQRVEFHHTMDVQGARGDMFAPYMALESRKYAPAAEKAQCELAEQKNDPNNYYDYAPDFNGDPFKASYNRMVGQHLVVARKHGRDWPLDYNELEPWYCQAEWELGVSGNHEEWDGLHGGYRSQAFPMLGIPLSYSDQQVKRRVHGKSVRGKVVHVVTTPQARNTRAFDNRPACEGHSNCIPLCPIQAKYDATVHLRRALQLPGVELRTRAVVSRLEKGKDGRVSKVHFIDWTADDNPQPRCVQGAVVVLAAHAIETPKILLNSGGLANSSGQVGRNLMDHVQFELIAIFPEPLYPFRGPQSIASIEDFRDGPCRAQRSAFRMTVGNDGWGRTGSPATVIDGLLKEGKYSSALPAAIAERIPKMLRLSFSTEMLPESTNRIELSDKTDALGLPRPRFTFDVGDYARGGLREGLETATELFGLMGATISPSDKPLINPQTGRMNWNTAAHIMGTTIMGDDPKDSVVDRWGRAHDVPNLWIVGSSVFTTSATANPTMTIAALTLRTAAAIHRQMQGEA from the coding sequence ATGAAAGACGACTACGACGTGATCGTGATCGGCTCGGGCGTTGCCGGCGCGCTGTCCGCTTGGAAACTCGCCCAGGCTGGGAAATACCGGATTCTGATTCTGGAGGCCGGCCACAACGGCATCTCTCACGGCCAGCGGGTGGAATTCCATCACACGATGGACGTGCAAGGCGCTCGCGGAGACATGTTCGCTCCCTACATGGCTCTGGAGAGCCGGAAGTACGCGCCGGCCGCCGAGAAGGCGCAGTGCGAGTTGGCCGAACAAAAGAACGACCCGAACAACTACTACGACTACGCGCCTGACTTCAACGGTGATCCGTTCAAGGCGAGCTACAACCGCATGGTGGGGCAGCACCTGGTCGTGGCGCGGAAACATGGGCGGGATTGGCCGCTCGACTACAACGAACTCGAACCCTGGTACTGCCAGGCCGAGTGGGAACTCGGCGTTTCCGGCAACCACGAGGAGTGGGACGGGCTCCACGGCGGCTACCGCAGCCAAGCCTTTCCGATGCTGGGCATCCCACTCTCCTATAGCGACCAACAGGTCAAACGGCGCGTTCACGGCAAGTCGGTGCGCGGGAAGGTCGTGCATGTCGTGACTACTCCCCAGGCGCGCAACACGCGCGCCTTCGATAACCGGCCAGCGTGCGAGGGTCACTCCAACTGCATTCCCCTTTGCCCGATCCAAGCTAAGTACGATGCGACCGTGCATCTGCGCCGCGCGCTCCAGCTCCCCGGAGTCGAGTTGCGGACTCGCGCCGTGGTCTCTCGCCTCGAAAAAGGCAAGGACGGACGAGTGAGCAAAGTCCACTTCATCGATTGGACGGCGGACGACAATCCTCAACCGCGGTGCGTCCAAGGCGCGGTGGTGGTGCTCGCGGCGCATGCCATTGAAACTCCCAAGATCCTGCTTAATTCGGGCGGCTTGGCCAATTCGAGCGGACAGGTGGGCCGCAACCTGATGGACCACGTGCAGTTCGAGCTGATCGCCATCTTCCCGGAGCCGCTCTACCCGTTCCGGGGACCGCAGAGCATTGCCAGCATCGAAGACTTCCGCGACGGGCCCTGTCGTGCCCAGCGCAGCGCGTTCCGAATGACCGTCGGCAATGACGGGTGGGGACGGACTGGGTCGCCGGCGACGGTCATCGACGGGTTGCTCAAGGAAGGGAAGTACAGCTCCGCGCTTCCGGCGGCGATCGCCGAGCGCATCCCGAAAATGCTGCGGTTGAGCTTCTCCACGGAAATGCTGCCGGAGTCGACCAACCGTATCGAGCTTTCCGACAAGACTGACGCGCTGGGACTGCCGCGCCCGCGCTTCACCTTCGACGTCGGAGACTATGCCCGGGGCGGCTTGCGTGAGGGCCTGGAGACGGCGACGGAGCTTTTCGGCCTAATGGGGGCGACCATTAGTCCCAGCGACAAGCCGCTCATCAACCCTCAGACCGGTCGCATGAACTGGAACACGGCGGCCCACATCATGGGCACGACCATCATGGGAGACGACCCCAAAGACTCGGTGGTTGATCGCTGGGGTCGCGCCCATGACGTTCCCAACTTGTGGATTGTCGGCTCAAGCGTGTTCACAACCAGTGCCACGGCGAATCCCACGATGACCATCGCCGCACTGACCTTGCGTACGGCCGCGGCTATTCATCGCCAGATGCAAGGGGAGGCTTGA
- a CDS encoding peptidoglycan-binding protein, producing the protein MARCTVARLMRRMGEKAWIAAYVDAREDWLATHENEALHPTVYRMEAFKRLIQLDHWGLDLPLVVRGQEVSTATLNGTPLGCYDGPQPGSRALALQTSLAHGLDVRLVQLGLSGRGSDIKADGVCGQTSAARIKDFQQAHGLPPTGIVDAALIAQLLTRRGPTAERATPLAWPDPSNWQTEAAPASQMAPTHMELPTWPAQPTTPTTRSSTCAALLDQCMLRIMPSNDWMPQPSSI; encoded by the coding sequence GTGGCGCGCTGCACGGTGGCGCGCCTGATGCGGCGGATGGGCGAGAAGGCGTGGATCGCGGCCTACGTCGATGCCCGCGAGGACTGGCTGGCAACGCACGAGAACGAGGCGCTGCACCCCACGGTTTACCGCATGGAGGCCTTCAAGCGACTTATCCAGTTGGACCACTGGGGACTGGACCTGCCGCTGGTGGTGCGCGGCCAGGAGGTTTCCACCGCCACCCTGAATGGGACACCGCTGGGCTGCTATGACGGGCCCCAGCCGGGCAGCCGCGCACTGGCGCTGCAGACCTCGCTGGCACATGGGCTGGATGTGCGACTGGTGCAACTGGGCCTGTCTGGCCGGGGTTCCGATATCAAGGCCGACGGCGTTTGCGGGCAAACCAGCGCAGCGCGGATCAAGGACTTTCAGCAGGCGCACGGGCTGCCGCCCACCGGCATCGTGGACGCCGCGCTGATCGCCCAATTGCTGACGCGACGCGGTCCCACCGCAGAGCGAGCCACTCCTCTGGCGTGGCCTGACCCAAGCAACTGGCAAACCGAGGCAGCGCCTGCCTCGCAGATGGCCCCAACCCACATGGAGCTCCCGACATGGCCGGCTCAACCCACCACCCCTACCACCCGATCATCTACGTGCGCGGCTTTGCTTGATCAATGCATGCTTAGGATCATGCCCAGTAACGACTGGATGCCTCAGCCGTCATCAATCTAA
- a CDS encoding DUF4238 domain-containing protein: MQFHRDNHYVPQFYLKHWAIDNKVKTYRLLVSNQNIPPWKAHSVKSIAFHKHLYTYLAAQGETDEFERWLDQKFEAPAQPALEKLIKGNQISRSDWQQIIRFLAAQDVRTPARLIETLNRQNRTLPEVLDEALQTSVSELKERARLGKPIVANPDAPDPWPIKVKVESASDGDGGLIRAEATIGRMFWLRSTKHLLTSTIAHLLRQRWTVLMAPEGVHWPTSDDPVIKLNYYEQGHYTFGGGWGFQGSEILLPLTPNHLLYSRVGSRPPQRGSVLSMSTALEVRRFIVEHAHRYVYSLRADVDIENIRPRKVCSDAHAAEQAAWQNWNTEQSQSEAEFHRQDPACFSHRHRMVEE; encoded by the coding sequence ATGCAGTTTCACAGGGACAATCACTATGTACCGCAGTTTTATCTCAAGCATTGGGCAATAGATAACAAGGTCAAAACCTATCGCTTACTGGTTTCTAACCAGAACATCCCGCCGTGGAAAGCACACTCAGTCAAAAGCATCGCTTTTCACAAACATCTCTACACCTACCTTGCAGCGCAAGGTGAGACAGATGAATTCGAGCGCTGGCTCGATCAGAAATTCGAAGCACCCGCCCAACCTGCCCTAGAAAAACTAATAAAGGGCAACCAGATCAGTCGGTCTGACTGGCAGCAGATTATCCGGTTTCTAGCGGCTCAAGACGTGCGAACGCCTGCTCGACTTATCGAGACGCTGAATCGACAAAATAGAACGCTGCCAGAAGTTCTCGACGAAGCACTGCAAACGTCAGTTTCAGAGCTGAAGGAACGGGCAAGGCTTGGGAAGCCAATTGTTGCAAATCCCGATGCGCCAGATCCTTGGCCCATTAAAGTAAAAGTCGAAAGCGCCTCTGACGGCGACGGCGGGCTTATTCGCGCAGAAGCCACAATCGGCCGCATGTTCTGGCTTCGCTCAACTAAACACTTATTGACGAGCACGATTGCTCATCTACTGCGACAACGATGGACTGTCCTTATGGCTCCCGAGGGAGTCCACTGGCCCACCAGCGACGATCCTGTCATCAAGCTGAATTACTACGAGCAGGGACATTACACGTTTGGCGGCGGATGGGGCTTTCAAGGCTCTGAAATCCTGTTACCGCTAACTCCCAACCACCTGCTCTACTCTCGGGTCGGCAGTCGCCCGCCACAAAGAGGCTCGGTGTTGTCGATGTCCACCGCATTGGAGGTGCGAAGATTCATCGTCGAGCACGCTCATCGATACGTCTATTCACTGCGAGCAGACGTAGATATCGAGAACATCCGCCCAAGGAAGGTTTGCTCGGACGCTCATGCAGCTGAGCAAGCTGCCTGGCAGAACTGGAACACTGAGCAAAGCCAATCGGAAGCCGAGTTCCACAGACAGGATCCTGCATGTTTCTCGCACAGACACCGGATGGTCGAAGAATAA
- a CDS encoding competence protein CoiA family protein, with protein MFLAQTPDGRRITATRDEDGFCPSCQEVLTAKLGDVYVWHWAHKPGRSCDYRRSATFWQYSWMSFYHACGSWDIEIRVDGYDFDGINREKKLALKLATKLDWLEEFVGQLRRLG; from the coding sequence ATGTTTCTCGCACAGACACCGGATGGTCGAAGAATAACAGCCACGCGCGATGAGGACGGCTTCTGCCCCAGTTGCCAGGAAGTGCTCACAGCTAAACTTGGCGATGTGTACGTGTGGCACTGGGCGCACAAGCCAGGAAGGTCTTGCGACTATCGAAGGAGCGCGACGTTTTGGCAGTACTCTTGGATGAGCTTCTATCATGCCTGCGGGAGCTGGGACATCGAGATCAGAGTTGATGGCTATGACTTCGACGGAATCAATCGGGAGAAGAAGCTTGCGCTCAAGCTCGCCACCAAATTGGATTGGCTTGAAGAGTTTGTGGGGCAGCTAAGGCGGCTGGGTTGA